The Candidatus Zixiibacteriota bacterium genome includes the window GGTCATTTCTGCACCGGCGCGGAGGGTGAAGTATGCGCTTGCACCGGAGTTGAACGGCGGATACCAGGAGCGGCCGAGGCCTTCGCCGACCGAACGCGGCTTGAAGACGTGGACGGCGCCACCCATTGCGACCATCGTAGCTTTAGCTTTGAAGACGTAGAACTTGTTTTCACGGACCGAGAATCCAACAGCGCCAACGCACTTGTCGCCGTCCATCAACGGCTCGGTTGCGAAGACTCTTTCGTAGATGTTTTCGGTGCCGAGAGCGTTCTTGGCTGCTTCAGCAACGATGACCTTGTAGGATTCACCGTTGATCATGAGCTGCCAGCGTCCTTCGTGAACATAGTTGCCGTCGGCGTCTGTCCAGATCGGCAAACCCCACTTCTCGAACAGATGAACTGTCGAGTCGACGTGGCGCGCAATGCTCGCCACGAGATCTTCGCGGGTGATACCCATAAGATCGTTTCTAACATAATCGACGTAATCTTTGATGGTGTTCTGACCATCTTTGACACCGACATACTGGTTGATCGCGGAGAGTCCCATGGCGACCGCGCCTGACCTGTCCATTGCCGCTTTGTCAACCAGCGTGACTTTAAGACCGTTCTTCTTTGCCCAGTAGGCGGCCTCTGTGGCGGCACCACAAGCTGCCATACCACCACCGAGAATCAGAACGTCAGTATTGATTTCTACTGTTTCCCATTTATCCCAGACTGCCATCTTATAACCATTCCTTTCTTACTTGACGCTTGGAATCTGTGCCATACCTGATGACTCAGGCTCTGTACATAGCAAATCGCTCTTCAGGTCGTCAGTAGCGGTGGCGAATCCGCCTTCCGGTTGCGCTTGACCTTCCTCAGTGGTGCGGATCGGGAATTTGAATCTCTTCAGCATACCGTTCCTGAACTTGACAGTCCACATGATGGAGTCTGTGGAACGCAGCGGGGTGACCGTCGCGCCCATTGGGACAAAATCAGCATAACCGCGAACCTCGACTGCCTGGACCGGGCAGATCTTGACGCAGCTGTAGCATTCCCAGCACATCTCGGGTGCCTGGTTGTAGGCTTTCATTTTGTCCTTGTCCAGCACCATCAAGTCGTTGGGACAAATGTGCTGACAAGCTGTCTTGTCCAGCGCCTTGCACCCATCGCACTTGTCGACAATTACGAAGCTAGGCATTTAGAAATCCTCCTTGCAACTGACTTAGTTAAGTCTCTTATTTCTTGATCTTCTTTTCTGCTTCACCGGTCGCATGACCGTGCATCTTGACTTCAACCTTATCTTCATCTTTGATACCGGCGTAGTACTCTCTCAGAATGCTTAGAATTTCCGGACGGCTGAATTCCGCCGGGACTTCGCCCTCTTCCGAAAGTGCCTTACGCAACGCGGTGCCGGAGAGGAAGAGTCTGTCTTCTTTGCCGTGCGGGCAAGTCTTCATCGAGACCATTCCACCACATTTGTAGCACCAGAAAGTCCAGTCGATCGGCAGCATCTTGCATTTGAGCGCACCATCCCACAGATCGAAGAATATCTGCTGAGCGTCGAACGGACCATAGTAATCACCGACGCCGGCATGATCACGGCCGATGATCATGTGTGTGCAGCCGAAATTCTGGCGGAAGAGCGCATGCAAAAGGCCTTCGCGCGGTCCGGCATAACGCATATCAAGTGGATAACCACCTGTAACAACGCGATCCTTTACGAAGTAATTCTCGACGAGAGTATTTATGCAGTCGACGCGAACATCCGCTGGGATGTCGCCTGGTTTCAGTTTGCCCACGAGTTGATGAATATAGATTCCGTCTGAAACCTCGCAGGCTATCTTCGCAAGGTATTCGTGTGAACGGTGCATCGGATTGCGAAGCTGCAACGCTGCGACGGTCTTCCAGCCCTTTTCCGCAAAAATCGCGCGGCTTTCGGCTGGGCGCTGATAGACATCGGCGAACTCTTTGACAAAATAGCTCTCAGAGAGGACTTTCACCGGACCGGCAATATTCCATGCCTTCTGGGCTTTCACCATCTGGACGCCGGGATGCTGATCATCAGTTGTTTTGAATACATGCTTGCACTCGAAGTCCTTGTCGATCTGGTACGATTCCGTAACCTTCATCGTACCCATGATCTCCTTGGTTTCACCCGAAACAAGGCAGATCTCAGTTCCGGGGGCGAGTTTCTCGTCGTGAGAGAGTGTGATCGGGATCGGCCAGAAGAGCCCACTGCTCATCTTCATATCGGCGCAAACGCCTTTCCAGTCCTTCTCTCCCATGAATCCCTCTAAGGGAGTGAAGCCTCCGATACCGAGCATAATCAGGTCGCCGGTTTCGCGAGTCGTCATCTCAAGCTTAGGAAAACCTTCCGCTCTCTTGAGCTCTTTTTTCCTGTCCTCACCGTCAAGCATGAGGATCTTCAGCTTATCACTTCCGTGCGGGGATATCAGATCTGATTTGGCCATGACATGTTCCTTTTACTGTCTTATAACATTAGTATTAATTAGCCATCGTTCTACCGGCGAGAATGCACTTTTTTTCACAAGCTTTTGACAAGCTTAGAGCCACTTGTATCTAATCGGTAGAATACATCACAAACTTGATCCTAATTTCCTTATCAGTTTTCGCCACAAGAATGTAACTTTTTTCACAATCTCTGTCAAGGGAATTCTGAAGGTTTTTTGGGGTTTCGAGTAGATATTTGATGAATTATTCTTCTGAAACTTAAGTGATTCGAGAGACTTACACCTGCAGACCCCAATCTGATGATCCAATGAGGCAGGCAGCATCGCAGACTTCGTTAGATTCGGGTAATCGGGCAAGATCAACATATGTCTCCGATTTTTCGGTCATCGAAAGCAGATTTTGCACCGAGTATACGCTATTACAGGAAAAATCGAATTCAGAGTCGGAGCGGTCTCAGGATGGAACAATCACCCCAAGTGGCTCGATATAACAAACAGACTTCGTGAAATAAGTAGCAAAATTCTTGACAGTAGGTCGAGGCCGGACTATTTTCACCGGTGAAAACATGAGGGGTGGCGCTGCGACATCATAACCGCGCCCCGCACCACACGGGAGTGAATTATGGCTGAACCGAAATATCTGGAGCCTGACACAGACCTGATCAGTGAAGTCCGAAGGGCTGGTGGGGATAGTCTGAAGAAGTGCTATCAGTGCGCTACCTGTTCGGTTGTCTGCAACCTGTCTCCTGCCGACAACCCGTTTCCGCGCAAGGAGATGATTCAGGCGCAGTGGGGTATGACTGATGCACTCATGAGAGATCCTGATGTTTGGCTCTGCTACCAGTGCAACGACTGCAGCATTCACTGTCCACGCAATGCAAGGCCGGGCGATGTGCTTGCGGCAATCAGGTCTCACATCTATCGCAAGTTTGCTGTTCCATCGTTCATGGGTAAGGCACTCGCGAATCCCGGTGCACTCCCGATTCTCTTTCTCGTTCCGATACTCATTATCACTGCCTGCATATTTTTGTCGGCTCCTCGAACTACTGATGGAAGTTTTCTGTTTCTCAGCAGCTCTGTCATTGATTTCAACATATTCATGCCGCACAGCACGGTGGATGCACTGTTCGTCATTGGCAATATCCTGATTTTCATACTGGCAGCAATCGGCTTTCGACGATTCTGGCGAGGTCTTCAGGGCAGGGGAGAGGATCAGCGAATGTCCTTCGTTTCCGGAATGGTGCAGGCTCTCAAAGAAATATTCAGCCATGCACGGTTCTTTGAATGCGAGACGAACAAGTCTCGGAGTTGGGCACACATTATTCTCTTTGCTGGATTCGGCGGCGCGATGATTACCACCGGGTGCGTATTCATCTTCATCTTCATACCATATTATCTGAATATGCTCGGTCTCGAGCAGTTCGAGTCGTTCTTCCATTTGCCTCTCGACATCTCTCATCCGGTCAAGATTCTTGGCGCTGTCAGCGGAGTCCTCATGACGATCGGCGGGGGAATGCTGATCGTACGAAGATGGTCGGACAAGGAGAAGGTAGGCGCGAGCGGATATGCTGATAATCTGTTCCTGTGGACGATCTTCCTGGTCGGCGTCACTGGCATGCTGTCGTGGCTGATCAGGCTCTCCGGCTTAGCGATGCCTGCATACACAGCATATTTTCTGCATTTGGTTTTTGTGTACTTTCTTCTTTGGTATATGCCGTATTCGAAATTCGCGCATATGATCTATCGCTCGCTGGCTCTTGTCTACGCAAAACAGATAGGACGCGAACCAAGAAGCTAATTAGTAATGATATTGTAGGTTGAATCCCTTGCGGATTCGACATCCCGCATTTATGCAGCACATGAATTGTCGAAAGCGCGAGGCTTTCGACCTACGGACTGAATTCCTGTTGCATTGCTGAGTTGCGCGATTTATATTTTGTTGAGATAGCCTCAGCTGCGTTGAGCGCATGAGGAGTAGAGGACAACAGTATTCAACGAACTATGCGATTAATTCGAGATAAGGGGAAACGCGATGGAATACGAAGTATTTGTTTCCGTGATCGGCGCCTTGGCAACCGTGTTCGCGGCTTTGGCTTCGCAATACATCTTTCGACGGCAGAGGGACATCCAGAGGAGGAAGTCAGAGGAGATCACGCAACTTGCAGATCTAGTCAGAACGGAAGAATCCAAATCCCGAGCAGGTTCCGTTGAGAGGCTGCTTGAGAAGATCCCTTCTGGCCTTCAGCTTGACGAATTCAACAGGAAGCTAGAGGAGATAGCAGTTACATTCTCTCAGGCAATTCCCACGAGGACGGAATCGTACGATGCTGTCGAGAATCTAATCAACGGATATCACGAGCAGGCACTTGATCAGGCTAAGGTCCAGTTCTGGTTCAGTGTTGTAGCAGCATCAATCGGATTCACGCTTATCATTTATCAAGGCATGAACATTGACATCGACCAGCTGTCTACGACGGCGAAAATCCTTCCAGGAGCGACCATTGACGCGGTTGCCTTCTTGTTCTTTAGGCAGGCGTCTGCGACTCGCCAAAGGGCAACAGAACTGTATGACAGACTTAGGACTGACAAGAAGAACAGTGAATCGGTCCGGTTGGTTTCGTCGATTGAAGATCTGAGAGTCAGAAGTGCAGTCAAGGCGCAGATTGCTCTGCACATGTCGGGACTAAACCCCAGCGCAATCGACTTGACGAAGTTCTTGTCGCCTGAGGATGCCGGCAAGTCATCGGAAGACGATGCTGAAGAAGAGCGGGTGGTTGACCTGCAGTCCAAATAGCCCGCCTCCCCTTTGGCTCACATAGCGTAGTTTCACGAGTCCATAGGTGGTTCATATTCCGCTGTTCTGATGCACGCAGCTGTTTCTTTCTTCTTGTGGCTGGTGTACGTCCTCGTGCATCAGCATGGATGAAAAATGTGGCGGGCAAATCATCAATTTACTATATATGACCATTGCGCGTCCAAGGTCACTATACTGAATTGAGGGAGCGACCTGAGTTTGAATTTCCTGACGAAAGTCCCGAGTTTTCTTGAAGGGAAGAAGTTCTATATTCTTCTCGGCCTCATCTTCGCAGTCGGACTGCTCGCACGCATCTTGTACCTGCCCGCCGATGCTCCGATTGGCTTCACCAGATCACAGGATGTCTCGACAGATCCATTCGCATATACATACTTCGCCAAGAACCTGATCGACACGGGTAATGCGAACCCGTACGACGATCCTCGCTGGATAGTGTACGAGAAGTCCACTCAGACTGTCGCGGCATATCTCGTATACGCCGTGCTTGGCACAGGGAGGGCACAGGGCAATCTAACAGCAGTTATCCTGAACCTACTCGCGATCCTCATGATCGCACTCGCAATCAAGAATTACGGTTCCAGACTGGCTGCTTTGTTGTTTGCTCTGCTTGCGTGCACGAACTTCACACTTATCATGTTCGCCAGGATACCGTTTCTCGAAGCATCACAGAATTTCTGGCTCGCAGCCGCATTCTATTTATTCTCACTCGGTGAGAAGCGCGGTTTCTGGTTTGTATTATCTGGTGCCGCCACCGCCGCCGCCGCATTCTTCGGCAAGATGGTGGCTCTCTATGCAGGTGGGCTATATCTGTCCGTATGGGTTTTTAAGCTTCTAACTGCCGAAAACGATAGAAAGCCCATCCTGATAGATGCAGTCAGGTTTTACGCAGCTTATGTAGCCATTGGAATATTCTGGTTTCTGTTCACGTATCTTCCCTCGGCATCCGAAGTATCGAGCTATTATGCTGAGCAGGGATTGGGATTGTATGGTAGTCCGAGAGCATTCGAGGAACTCCGCATGTTTTTCTGGCAGATTCAGAATCTCCTTGCAGAAAGGCAATTCATGGCGAAGCTGCCGATCGTTACATCCCTGGCTGCGCTTGGCGGTGCAATGGTCATTGCTTATCTCGTGAAATCGCTTCGCAACAAGAAAGTAGACTATCCACTCACTTCCGGGTGGGTCATTCTACTTGTCTGGCTTGTGCTCGCATATATTGCCCTGTTTCCATTCAACTACAGGCCGCTCAGATACCAGACTACTCTCATGTTCCCGATGATAGCGCTCGCTGGCATTTTGCTCGCTATTCCATTCGAGTTTGTGAAAGCAAAGATCGAGAAGAAGAAAAAGCGGCGGTCGGACAGCAAGATGCTCACGGGTGTTTTCTGGAGTCTGTGGTTTCCACCTTTTCTCTGCTCCGCTTATCTCATACTGAAATCCTCGACTGGAGGCGG containing:
- the aprB gene encoding adenylyl-sulfate reductase subunit beta; the encoded protein is MPSFVIVDKCDGCKALDKTACQHICPNDLMVLDKDKMKAYNQAPEMCWECYSCVKICPVQAVEVRGYADFVPMGATVTPLRSTDSIMWTVKFRNGMLKRFKFPIRTTEEGQAQPEGGFATATDDLKSDLLCTEPESSGMAQIPSVK
- the sat gene encoding sulfate adenylyltransferase, with the protein product MAKSDLISPHGSDKLKILMLDGEDRKKELKRAEGFPKLEMTTRETGDLIMLGIGGFTPLEGFMGEKDWKGVCADMKMSSGLFWPIPITLSHDEKLAPGTEICLVSGETKEIMGTMKVTESYQIDKDFECKHVFKTTDDQHPGVQMVKAQKAWNIAGPVKVLSESYFVKEFADVYQRPAESRAIFAEKGWKTVAALQLRNPMHRSHEYLAKIACEVSDGIYIHQLVGKLKPGDIPADVRVDCINTLVENYFVKDRVVTGGYPLDMRYAGPREGLLHALFRQNFGCTHMIIGRDHAGVGDYYGPFDAQQIFFDLWDGALKCKMLPIDWTFWCYKCGGMVSMKTCPHGKEDRLFLSGTALRKALSEEGEVPAEFSRPEILSILREYYAGIKDEDKVEVKMHGHATGEAEKKIKK
- the qmoC gene encoding quinone-interacting membrane-bound oxidoreductase complex subunit QmoC, with product MAEPKYLEPDTDLISEVRRAGGDSLKKCYQCATCSVVCNLSPADNPFPRKEMIQAQWGMTDALMRDPDVWLCYQCNDCSIHCPRNARPGDVLAAIRSHIYRKFAVPSFMGKALANPGALPILFLVPILIITACIFLSAPRTTDGSFLFLSSSVIDFNIFMPHSTVDALFVIGNILIFILAAIGFRRFWRGLQGRGEDQRMSFVSGMVQALKEIFSHARFFECETNKSRSWAHIILFAGFGGAMITTGCVFIFIFIPYYLNMLGLEQFESFFHLPLDISHPVKILGAVSGVLMTIGGGMLIVRRWSDKEKVGASGYADNLFLWTIFLVGVTGMLSWLIRLSGLAMPAYTAYFLHLVFVYFLLWYMPYSKFAHMIYRSLALVYAKQIGREPRS